The following proteins are co-located in the Hypomesus transpacificus isolate Combined female chromosome 23, fHypTra1, whole genome shotgun sequence genome:
- the slc39a10 gene encoding zinc transporter ZIP10 isoform X1, which produces MGSQSEESMRVHTHTKLCFLCVLTFLFHHGSHCHGDGHHHHGHHHGDHSEHSDHEGHGHAHSDLQLNPAPRTPPAPRTPPAGSTLEEEQRFYIAQLFRRYGQRDRLDFGGFQSLLLSLGLGEVKLVGLEHEELGHDHVAHLDLLEVQEGLHHHSPTRESHHGHGRASKHPHPEHRPTHSSTSSPCHPPPGWPHPTAHRDPSHDLHTGEATEHKHDHDQNPGQVQERDHTHDHDHDHDHDHDHDYDHDHRHDQAKEHKTVMDKLSLNQEELSSKTLPQEHHAPRPPPPPNTQGGADPPSSHPEQPAASSEPPQPGTAPPSTAPPTTRPRRSRKPSRGNRNQQRTSTPSPLTTTPEQNNHSGQDHDHHHGHRHDRGYGHGSSHPNKKKREAPGEAPSPTRAAPAPPEHPAGGAHQHEECLNLTQLLSYYGLSSESLISPAQFTYLCPALLYQIDSRVCIRHYHQMEVEQAALEPPSTVWIWVWGFVSISIISLLSLLGVVLVPILNQACFKFLLTFLVALAVGTLSGDALLHLLPHSQGQHDHSHPGEQSQAEEQDLLTAFDGVWKGLTALGGIYLLFIIEHCLGMFQHYRDQGGSLCGGKKKGEEAKIGRKLSDHKLNRRSDAEWLHLKPLTEVPDPVVLSCDNGHSDSQLSELQPLDSSSNKLPPADAPHQQADAPHQQADSPAPENGRHAKKHGHSHSHSHGHSHGGNCHSDQEMKDAGIASIAWMVIMGDGMHNFSDGLAIGAAFSANITGGISTSVAVFCHELPHELGDFAVLLKAGMSVKQAIVYNLLSALMAYVGMIIGTAVGQYTHNVTSWIFAVTAGMFLYVALVDMLPEMLHGDSEDHKRCQLGHFVLQNCGMLTGFAIMLLIAIFEDQIVLDFGF; this is translated from the exons GGTTCCCAGAGTGAGGAGAGCAtgcgtgtccacacacacaccaagctgtGTTTCCTGTGCGTGCTCACCTTCCTGTTCCACCATGGCAGCCACTGCCATGGTGACGGCCATCACCACCACGGTCATCACCACGGCGACCATAGCGAGCATAGCGACCACGAGGGGCACGGTCATGCCCACAGCGACCTGCAGCTGAACCCCGCCCCCAggaccccccctgcccccaggacCCCCCCGGCCGGCAGCACGCTGGAGGAAGAGCAGCGCTTCTACATCGCTCAGTTGTTTCGACGCTACGGCCAGCGGGACCGGCTCGACTTTGGGGGCTTCCAGAGCCTGCTGCTCAGCCTTGGTCTGGGGGAGGTGAAGCTGGTGGGGCTGGAGCACGAGGAGCTGGGCCACGACCATGTGGCTCACCTGGACCTGCTGGAGGTGCAGGAGGGGCTGCACCACCACTCTCCCACCCGGGAGAGCCACCATGGCCACGGCAGGGCCAGCAAGCACCCCCACCCCGAGCACCGccccacacactcctccacatcctcccccTGTCACCCCCCTCCAGGCTGGCCCCACCCCACTGCTCACAGAGACCCCTCCCACGACCTCCACACTGGGGAGGCCACTGAACATAAACATGACCACGACCAAAACCCCGGTCAGGTACAGGAGAGGGACCACACACATGATCATGACCACGATCATGACCACGATCATGACCATGACTACGACCATGACCACCGGCATGACCAGGCTAAAGAGCACAAAACTGTCATGGACAAACTGTCTCTGAACCAGGAAGAGCTCAGCTCCAAAACCCTGCCTCAGGAACACCACGCCCCCcgaccacctcctccccctaacACCCAGGGGGGAGCAGACCCCCCCTCCAGTCACCCGGAGCAGCCAGCAGCCTCCTCAGAGCCCCCCCAGCCGGgaactgcccccccctccactgcccCCCCGACCACCAGGCCCAGGAGATCCAGGAAACCCAGCAGAGGAAACAGGAATCAGCAGAGAACATCAACACCATCACCTCTCACAACCACCCCCGAACAGAATAACCACAGTGGTCAAGACCATGACCATCACCATGGACACCGGCACGACCGCGGTTACGGACATGGATCCAGTCATCCCAATAAGAAGAAGCGTGAGGCGCCGGGCGAAGCGCCCAGCCCCACGAGGGCAGCGCCTGCTCCGCCAGAGCACCCAGCCGGGGGTGCTCACCAGCATGAGGAG tGTCTTAACCTGACCCAGCTCCTCAGCTACTATGGCCTGAGTTCTGAGTCGCTCATCTCGCCTGCTCAGTTCACCTACCTGTGCCCGGCCCTGCTCTACCAGATCGACAGCCGGGTGTGCATCCGCCACTACCACCAGATGGAGGTGGAGCAGGCTGCGCTGGAGCCCCCCAGCACCG tgtggatCTGGGTGTGGGGCTTCGTGTCCATCTCCATCATCAGCCTGCTGTCCCTGCTGGGGGTAGTGCTGGTGCCCATCCTCAACCAGGCCTGCTTCAAGTTCCTGCTCACCTTCCTGGTGGCCCTGGCCGTGGGGACGCTGAGCGGAGATGCCCTGCTGCATCTGCTGCCCCAC tcgCAAGGCCAGCACGACCACTCCCACCCCGGGGAGCAGAGCCAGGCAGAGGAGCAGGACCTGCTGACGGCCTTCGACGGCGTGTGGAAGGGTCTGACGGCTCTGGGTGGGATCTACCTGCTCTTCATCATCGAACACTGCCTGGGCATGTTCCAGCACTACCGCGACCAGGGG GGCAGCTTGTGTGGTGGGAAGAAGAAAGGCGAGGAAGCCAAGATCGGCAGGAAACTGTCAGATCACAAACTGAACCGACGCTCCGACGCAGAGTGGCTCCACCTCAAGCCCCTGACCGAGG TCCCCGACCCTGTGGTCCTGTCCTGTGACAACGGCCACAGCGACAGCCAGCTCTCCGAGCTGCAGCCGCTTGACTCATCCAGTAACAAGCTGCCGCCAGCCGACGCCCCACACCAGCAGGCCGACGCCCCACACCAGCAGGCTGACTCCCCCGCCCCAGAGAACGGCCGGCACGCCAAGAAACACGGTCACTCTCACAGCCACTCTCACGGCCACTCACATGGGGGGAACTGCCACTCGGACCAGGAGATGAAGGATGCAGGAATTGCCAGCATCGCCTGGATGGTCATCATGGGGGACGGCATGCACAACTTCAGTGACGGCCTGGCAATAG GAGCGGCATTCAGCGCTAACATCACGGGCGGCATCAGCACGTCGGTCGCTGTGTTTTGTCACGAGCTGCCTCATGAGCTGG GTGACTTTGCTGTGCTGCTGAAGGCAGGCATGTCTGTCAAGCAGGCCATCGTGTACaacctgctctctgctctcatgGCCTACGTGGGCATGATAATCGGCACGGCAGTGGGCCAGTACACTCACAACGTCACCAGCTGGATCTTTGCTGTGACCGCCGGCATGTTCCTCTATGTGGCTCTCGTGGACATG CTGCCTGAGATGCTCCACGGCGACAGCGAGGACCACAAGCGCTGCCAGCTGGGACACTTTGTGCTGCAGAACTGTGGCATGCTCACTGGGTTCGCCATCATGCTGCTCATCGCCATCTTCGAAGACCAAATAGTGCTTGATTTCGGCTTCTAg
- the slc39a10 gene encoding zinc transporter ZIP10 isoform X2, translating into MRVHTHTKLCFLCVLTFLFHHGSHCHGDGHHHHGHHHGDHSEHSDHEGHGHAHSDLQLNPAPRTPPAPRTPPAGSTLEEEQRFYIAQLFRRYGQRDRLDFGGFQSLLLSLGLGEVKLVGLEHEELGHDHVAHLDLLEVQEGLHHHSPTRESHHGHGRASKHPHPEHRPTHSSTSSPCHPPPGWPHPTAHRDPSHDLHTGEATEHKHDHDQNPGQVQERDHTHDHDHDHDHDHDHDYDHDHRHDQAKEHKTVMDKLSLNQEELSSKTLPQEHHAPRPPPPPNTQGGADPPSSHPEQPAASSEPPQPGTAPPSTAPPTTRPRRSRKPSRGNRNQQRTSTPSPLTTTPEQNNHSGQDHDHHHGHRHDRGYGHGSSHPNKKKREAPGEAPSPTRAAPAPPEHPAGGAHQHEECLNLTQLLSYYGLSSESLISPAQFTYLCPALLYQIDSRVCIRHYHQMEVEQAALEPPSTVWIWVWGFVSISIISLLSLLGVVLVPILNQACFKFLLTFLVALAVGTLSGDALLHLLPHSQGQHDHSHPGEQSQAEEQDLLTAFDGVWKGLTALGGIYLLFIIEHCLGMFQHYRDQGGSLCGGKKKGEEAKIGRKLSDHKLNRRSDAEWLHLKPLTEVPDPVVLSCDNGHSDSQLSELQPLDSSSNKLPPADAPHQQADAPHQQADSPAPENGRHAKKHGHSHSHSHGHSHGGNCHSDQEMKDAGIASIAWMVIMGDGMHNFSDGLAIGAAFSANITGGISTSVAVFCHELPHELGDFAVLLKAGMSVKQAIVYNLLSALMAYVGMIIGTAVGQYTHNVTSWIFAVTAGMFLYVALVDMLPEMLHGDSEDHKRCQLGHFVLQNCGMLTGFAIMLLIAIFEDQIVLDFGF; encoded by the exons AtgcgtgtccacacacacaccaagctgtGTTTCCTGTGCGTGCTCACCTTCCTGTTCCACCATGGCAGCCACTGCCATGGTGACGGCCATCACCACCACGGTCATCACCACGGCGACCATAGCGAGCATAGCGACCACGAGGGGCACGGTCATGCCCACAGCGACCTGCAGCTGAACCCCGCCCCCAggaccccccctgcccccaggacCCCCCCGGCCGGCAGCACGCTGGAGGAAGAGCAGCGCTTCTACATCGCTCAGTTGTTTCGACGCTACGGCCAGCGGGACCGGCTCGACTTTGGGGGCTTCCAGAGCCTGCTGCTCAGCCTTGGTCTGGGGGAGGTGAAGCTGGTGGGGCTGGAGCACGAGGAGCTGGGCCACGACCATGTGGCTCACCTGGACCTGCTGGAGGTGCAGGAGGGGCTGCACCACCACTCTCCCACCCGGGAGAGCCACCATGGCCACGGCAGGGCCAGCAAGCACCCCCACCCCGAGCACCGccccacacactcctccacatcctcccccTGTCACCCCCCTCCAGGCTGGCCCCACCCCACTGCTCACAGAGACCCCTCCCACGACCTCCACACTGGGGAGGCCACTGAACATAAACATGACCACGACCAAAACCCCGGTCAGGTACAGGAGAGGGACCACACACATGATCATGACCACGATCATGACCACGATCATGACCATGACTACGACCATGACCACCGGCATGACCAGGCTAAAGAGCACAAAACTGTCATGGACAAACTGTCTCTGAACCAGGAAGAGCTCAGCTCCAAAACCCTGCCTCAGGAACACCACGCCCCCcgaccacctcctccccctaacACCCAGGGGGGAGCAGACCCCCCCTCCAGTCACCCGGAGCAGCCAGCAGCCTCCTCAGAGCCCCCCCAGCCGGgaactgcccccccctccactgcccCCCCGACCACCAGGCCCAGGAGATCCAGGAAACCCAGCAGAGGAAACAGGAATCAGCAGAGAACATCAACACCATCACCTCTCACAACCACCCCCGAACAGAATAACCACAGTGGTCAAGACCATGACCATCACCATGGACACCGGCACGACCGCGGTTACGGACATGGATCCAGTCATCCCAATAAGAAGAAGCGTGAGGCGCCGGGCGAAGCGCCCAGCCCCACGAGGGCAGCGCCTGCTCCGCCAGAGCACCCAGCCGGGGGTGCTCACCAGCATGAGGAG tGTCTTAACCTGACCCAGCTCCTCAGCTACTATGGCCTGAGTTCTGAGTCGCTCATCTCGCCTGCTCAGTTCACCTACCTGTGCCCGGCCCTGCTCTACCAGATCGACAGCCGGGTGTGCATCCGCCACTACCACCAGATGGAGGTGGAGCAGGCTGCGCTGGAGCCCCCCAGCACCG tgtggatCTGGGTGTGGGGCTTCGTGTCCATCTCCATCATCAGCCTGCTGTCCCTGCTGGGGGTAGTGCTGGTGCCCATCCTCAACCAGGCCTGCTTCAAGTTCCTGCTCACCTTCCTGGTGGCCCTGGCCGTGGGGACGCTGAGCGGAGATGCCCTGCTGCATCTGCTGCCCCAC tcgCAAGGCCAGCACGACCACTCCCACCCCGGGGAGCAGAGCCAGGCAGAGGAGCAGGACCTGCTGACGGCCTTCGACGGCGTGTGGAAGGGTCTGACGGCTCTGGGTGGGATCTACCTGCTCTTCATCATCGAACACTGCCTGGGCATGTTCCAGCACTACCGCGACCAGGGG GGCAGCTTGTGTGGTGGGAAGAAGAAAGGCGAGGAAGCCAAGATCGGCAGGAAACTGTCAGATCACAAACTGAACCGACGCTCCGACGCAGAGTGGCTCCACCTCAAGCCCCTGACCGAGG TCCCCGACCCTGTGGTCCTGTCCTGTGACAACGGCCACAGCGACAGCCAGCTCTCCGAGCTGCAGCCGCTTGACTCATCCAGTAACAAGCTGCCGCCAGCCGACGCCCCACACCAGCAGGCCGACGCCCCACACCAGCAGGCTGACTCCCCCGCCCCAGAGAACGGCCGGCACGCCAAGAAACACGGTCACTCTCACAGCCACTCTCACGGCCACTCACATGGGGGGAACTGCCACTCGGACCAGGAGATGAAGGATGCAGGAATTGCCAGCATCGCCTGGATGGTCATCATGGGGGACGGCATGCACAACTTCAGTGACGGCCTGGCAATAG GAGCGGCATTCAGCGCTAACATCACGGGCGGCATCAGCACGTCGGTCGCTGTGTTTTGTCACGAGCTGCCTCATGAGCTGG GTGACTTTGCTGTGCTGCTGAAGGCAGGCATGTCTGTCAAGCAGGCCATCGTGTACaacctgctctctgctctcatgGCCTACGTGGGCATGATAATCGGCACGGCAGTGGGCCAGTACACTCACAACGTCACCAGCTGGATCTTTGCTGTGACCGCCGGCATGTTCCTCTATGTGGCTCTCGTGGACATG CTGCCTGAGATGCTCCACGGCGACAGCGAGGACCACAAGCGCTGCCAGCTGGGACACTTTGTGCTGCAGAACTGTGGCATGCTCACTGGGTTCGCCATCATGCTGCTCATCGCCATCTTCGAAGACCAAATAGTGCTTGATTTCGGCTTCTAg